The following are encoded together in the Nymphaea colorata isolate Beijing-Zhang1983 chromosome 14, ASM883128v2, whole genome shotgun sequence genome:
- the LOC116267533 gene encoding disease resistance protein RUN1-like, giving the protein MTSSSAAAVEFDVLLSFGRGDKGSGIFAEQLIEALHERDVRVRPAGRDGGADEANAIEASSVCIPIFCSSYAYSRRCLRELSEFVARKKIILPVFYGVDPSDVRRQRGPFEPAFRDHKLRLDGRTVEGWREAMEEVGEIVGYVVADVAGDGDKAKLIQLIVKRVLRAMKHATMDVVEHLVGIQSRVEDVMKLLSLETEDVKMIGIHGMGGIGKTTLAKVVYNQMFKSFDASCFLSDIRETSKQYKGLILLQEKLISEILNFEKFEITDVSQGIATIKSRFHIKRLLIVLDDVDHNNQLDALVGSRDWFCGGSRIIITTRYKHVLNVQKLNKDEFYQPGELNRVESLELFSLHAFEKSQPANDYIELSDKIIKAAGGLPLALEVLGSFLFGKKDVKEWEDLLEGLQHIPFDDVQRRLKLSYDSLDPEEKKIFLDLACFFISPTKDRVTDILKSCGFYASLAITVLQHRSLVKIDKNRLEMHDQLRELGKGIVRENSSFNPGLCSRLWVTDEVLDVLDNQKGTGNIEGIVVDLRGLLSKRRVKTKSFARMMNLRLLRANFAEFEGNFKHMPTGLRWLEWHGCPLKSLPNGFSLEKVAVLDLSLSSVVQLWSSRCYFRKKVFNELKVLILSGCSHLKKTPDFSSSPRLEKLILKGCQELVQVDESIGKLDRLAVLDLSLCSKLERLPNAICSLSSLKNLDLSRCTDLQMLPMQWGVMGSFRSLRQLSLFRCSNLQELPDSFGVMPRLEKLNLRYCQSLKTLPDSIGDMKRLSELYLTNVALVQLPSSIGSLVELKGLWMFGCNKLKSLPDTLGHLMKLEKLDLSYCKSLKMLPPSVGSIKNLVELYFNFVDIKELPKSMGSLGSLQKLSLQGCNKLVVLPDGFDNLTNLEKLDLRGCSSFKKLPDSIGNMKSLTEILLARTSIELLPDSLASIRKLKKLNIQSCTKLRSLPLGMMRSLRYLYVKGRGEEEYKDDDCFEVPESMASKSWHSHNSQEYRRLEFTSCEEAYGHFKIQWKLIMRVENQEWVVLVRDEHKKEWGMHRGMQWLRLIFPTGFVLVNDS; this is encoded by the exons ATGACATCTTCTTCCGCTGCCGCCGTCGAATTCGATGTCTTATTGAGTTTCGGCAGGGGAGATAAGGGGAGCGGGATCTTTGCAGAGCAGCTCATTGAGGCGCTCCATGAAAGAGACGTCCGGGTGAGGCCTGCCGGCAGGGATGGTGGCGCCGATGAGGCCAATGCGATCGAGGCGTCGTCCGTTTGCATACCCATTTTCTGCAGCAGCTATGCATACTCCAGGCGGTGCCTCAGGGAGCTATCCGAGTTCGTTGCCAGAAAGAAGATCATCCTCCCTGTCTTCTATGGCGTCGATCCCTCCGACGTGCGGCGGCAGAGGGGGCCCTTCGAACCGGCGTTTCGTGACCACAAACTGCGTTTGGACGGGAGGACAGTGGAGGGGTGGAGGGAGGCGATGGAGGAAGTGGGCGAGATTGTTGGGTATGTCGTCGCTGATGTTGCCGGAGATGG GGATAAGGCCAAGTTGATCCAGTTAATCGTTAAGAGGGTATTAAGGGCAATGAAGCATGCCACCATGGATGTTGTTGAACACCTTGTTGGAATTCAGTCACGAGTGGAAGATGTCATGAAATTATTATCTCTTGAAACAGAAGACGTTAAAATGATTGGGATCCATGGCATGGGAGGGATCGGCAAGACCACGCTGGCAAAAGTAGTGTATAACCAAATGTTTAAAAGCTTTGATGCAAGTTGCTTCCTTTCAGATATTAGAGAGACATCAAAGCAATACAAGGGCTTGATCTTGTTGCAGGAGAAACTTATTTCTGAGATACTAAACTTTGAGAAATTTGAGATAACTGATGTCAGTCAAGGGATTGCAACAATCAAGAGTAGGTTCCACATTAAGCGTCTTCTCATAGTTCTGGACGATGTTGACCATAACAATCAACTTGATGCCTTGGTTGGTTCTCGAGATTGGTTTTGTGGGGGGAGTAGAATCATCATTACAACCAGATATAAACATGTTCTAAATGTACAGAAATTGAACAAGGATGAGTTTTACCAGCCAGGCGAATTGAATCGCGTTGAATCTCTTGAACTGTTTTCCTTGCATGCCTTTGAAAAGAGTCAACCGGCAAATGATTACATAGAACTCTctgataaaattataaaagcTGCTGGTGGACTTCCCTTGGCACTTGAAGTCCTTGGTTCATTTCTATTTGGTAAGAAGGATGTAAAAGAGTGGGAAGATCTGTTGGAGGGATTACAGCATATCCCATTTGATGACGTACAGAGGAGGCTAAAACTAAGTTATGATAGTCTTGATcctgaagagaaaaaaatatttcttgatcttgcttgttttttcattaGCCCGACTAAGGATCGGGTAACTGATATATTGAAGAGCTGTGGCTTCTATGCATCTCTAGCGATAACAGTATTGCAGCACAGGTCACTTGTCAAAATTGATAAGAACAGGTTggaaatgcatgaccaacttcgAGAACTGGGGAAAGGTATTGTTCGAGAAAATAGCTCTTTCAATCCAGGCTTGTGTAGCAGGCTGTGGGTTACAGATGAAGTGCTTGATGTATTGGATAATCAAAAG GGAACAGGAAATATTGAAGGCATTGTAGTTGACCTTAGAGGATTACTCAGCAAAAGACGTGTGAAAACTAAATCCTTTGCCAGAATGATGAACCTGAGGCTGCTTCGTGCCAACTTTGCAGAATTTGAAGGCAATTTCAAACATATGCCTACAGGATTGAGATGGTTAGAGTGGCATGGGTGTCCACTAAAATCACTCCCCAATGGCTTCAGCCTTGAAAAGGTTGCAGTTCTTGACCTGTCACTTAGCAGCGTTGTTCAGCTTTGGAGCTCAAGATGCTATTTCAGAAAGAAG GTCTTCAATGAGTTGAAAGTTCTTATTCTTAGTGGCTGCTCACATCTCAAGAAGACACCTGACTTTTCAAGCTCACCCAGATTAGAAAAATTGATTCTTAAGGGTTGTCAAGAGCTGGTCCAAGTGGATGAATCCATTGGGAAGCTTGATAGATTGGCAGTGCTAGACTTGTCTTTATGCTCTAAACTAGAGAGGCTGCCTAATGCCATATGCAGCTTAAGTTCTCTTAAGAACCTTGACCTCTCCAGATGCACTGATCTGCAGATGTTGCCAATGCAGTGGGGTGTAATGGGTTCTTTCAGAAGTCTTCGTCAATTATCTTTGTTTAGGTGTAGCAATCTGCAAGAGCTGCCAGATTCATTTGGAGTAATGCCTAGACTTGAAAAGCTAAACTTGAGATACTGTCAATCATTGAAAACATTGCCTGACTCCATTGGAGATATGAAGAGACTATCCGAGCTTTACCTAACTAATGTTGCTCTTGTACAACTTCCCTCTTCAATAGGCTCTCTTGTGGAGCTAAAGGGATTATGGATGTTTGGGTGCAACAAGCTGAAAAGCTTGCCAGATACTCTTGGCCACTTGATGAAACTTGAGAAGTTGGACCTGAGCTATTGCAAGTCCTTAAAAATGTTACCTCCTTCAGTTGGTAGTATAAAAAATCTAGTTGAACTTTACTTCAACTTTGTTGATATTAAAGAGCTCCCTAAATCAATGGGATCACTTGGTTCCCTACAGAAGTTATCCTTGCAAGGATGCAACAAGTTGGTAGTATTACCAGATGGATTTGACAACCTGACCAATCTTGAGAAGTTGGACCTAAGAGGTTGTTCATCATTTAAAAAACTACCTGATTCCATTGGAAATATGAAAAGCCTGACTGAGATTCTTCTAGCTCGCACCAGCATTGAGTTACTTCCTGATTCATTGGCATCTATCAGGAAGCTCAAGAAATTGAATATACAGAGCTGCACAAAACTAAGAAGCCTTCCCTTGGGGATGATGAGAAGTTTGAGATATTTGTATGTCAAGGGAAGAGGTGAAGAGGAATACAAAGATGATGATTGCTTTGAAGTACCTGAAAGCATGGCATCAAAGAGTTGGCATTCTCACAATTCACAAGAATATCGGAGATTGGAATTCACAAGTTGTGAGGAAGCATATGGCCATTTTAAGATCCAGTGGAAGTTGATTATGAGGGTGGAAAATCAGGAATGGGTGGTTCTTGTGAGAGATGAGCACAAGAAAGAATGGGGCATGCATAGAGGCATGCAGTGGTTGCGGCTTATTTTCCCTACAGGTTTTGTTCTGGTCAATGATAGCTGA